A genomic region of Oryza glaberrima chromosome 1, OglaRS2, whole genome shotgun sequence contains the following coding sequences:
- the LOC127760205 gene encoding uncharacterized protein LOC127760205, giving the protein MSSPPPATLSTAAADVSHPALDAPAGSTVLAAPPCVSLDPAAPAHQQPADTVSAPPPPSSTWVILGNIPRVSTAADGELPVGADLSVALAAPPRVAILTISPDVFPEPPTPRFFPFVLAADTSGLLLLQANLGIPMSREVVDRPHRQGLRWRDAASRYFVLNATTASAFHLPDPEEPILHQALLGLIASPRGDGHYMVAELQPLIGCDKATLLCFSSEVGEWVEKSVRYPLPPRPLAPICVFSHHGRLWWVDLTWGVITSDPFADEPVLGFIPFPAGKVLQCREAWGVADKYRYVGVSAGKLRFVDTYTAPRRGVPPKVSVWTLADPDSTEWTLEHEARFDDIWADESYKATGLSKKIPVLALIHPENPNVVYFFLEEHLFGVDVRDRKVVECEAYELVAPPSCFIANRFTRAWTLPRALSSGISNWSNAINLAEKAKSRPSRRAAKKSSRMMGSPGDYHLVGITRQTFIG; this is encoded by the exons ATGTCGTCACCACCGCCGGCCACGctgtccaccgccgccgccgacgtgtcCCATCCCGCGCTCGACGCGCCGGCGGGCTccaccgtcctcgccgcgccgccgtgcgtcTCCCTCgaccccgccgcgccggcgcacCAGCAGCCCGCCGACACGgtgtccgcgccgccgccgccgtcgtcgacgtgGGTCATCCTGGGCAACATCCCTCGCGTGAGCACCGCCGCGGACGGCGAGCTCCCCGTGGGCGCCGACCTCTCCGTCGCGCTCGCGGCGCCCCCGCGCGTCGCGATCCTCACCATCtccccggacgtgttcccggagcCCCCCACGCCCCGCTTCTTCCcgttcgtcctcgccgccgacacctcgggcctcctcctcctccaggcgAACCTGGGCATCCCCATGAGCCGCGAGGTCGTCGACCGCCCGCACCGCCAGGGTCTGAGGTGGCGCGACGCCGCCTCGCGCTACTTCGTCCtcaacgccaccaccgcctcggcGTTCCACCTCCCGGACCCCGAGGAACCCATCCTGCACCAGGCCCTCCTCGGCCTAATCGCCTCACCTCGCGGCGATGGCCACTACATGGTCGCCGAGCTCCAGCCCCTCATCGGCTGCGACAAGGCCACCCTCCTCTGCTTCTCGTCCGAGGTTGGGGAATGGGTCGAGAAGAGCGTCCGTTACCCGCTCCCGCCCCGTCCGTTGGCTCCCATCTGCGTGTTCTCGCATCACGGGAGGCTCTGGTGGGTCGATCTCACCTGGGGCGTCATCACCAGCGACCCCTTCGCCGACGAGCCGGTGCTGGGCTTCATCCCGTTCCCGGCAGGCAAGGTGTTGCAGTGCAGGGAAGCTTGGGGAGTGGCCGACAAGTACCGCTACGTGGGCGTCAGCGCCGGCAAGCTGCGGTTCGTGGACACGTACaccgctcctcgccgcggcgttCCTCCGAAGGTCAGCGTGTGGACGCTGGCAGATCCGGACTCCACGGAGTGGACGCTCGAGCACGAGGCGAGGTTCGACGACATCTGGGCCGACGAGAGCTACAAGGCGACTGGTCTGTCGAAGAAGATCCCCGTGCTCGCGCTCATCCACCCGGAGAACCCCAACGTCGTGTACTTCTTCCTGGAGGAGCACCTGTTCGGTGTCGACGTGCGCGACCGCAAGGTTGTGGAGTGCGAGGCCTACGAGCTGGTTGCGCCGCCGAGCTGCTTCATCGCCAACCGCTTCACTCGCGCTTGGACTCTACCACGGGCGCTCTCCTCAG GGATCTCCAATTGGTCTAATGCCATCAACCTGGCTGAAAAGGCTAAATCCCGACCATCCCGGCGAGCTGCTAAGAAAAGTAGCAGGATGATGGGATCGCCTGGAGATTATCACTTGGTGGGAATTACCAGGCAGACATTCATAGGATGA
- the LOC127760036 gene encoding uncharacterized protein LOC127760036 isoform X1, whose product MFKLQRLLLLRLCTTSTSTPPHGITTSAAVAAAAAAAAYAYAEPLGLTRAPFSSSASSPAETMASASPPPSTWVILGSIPRVCGADEKGAGGGIPAGADLSLALKAPPRVSLLTIPSRIFPNATTSDNFPSVMAADPSGLLLLHADQGRAKGPTVIDRPGRQEFMWRQFVPGYFVLDAATATAVALPDPELVMHMGHMGLLASPDGGGRYVVAELQPILHADHATLLCFSSDVGEWVEKEVAYPFPPRQLAPNGAVSHSGRLWFVDLSWCLITCDPFAPAPALRFVPLPPGKELRCREAWGVLDKYRCVRVSAGKLRFVDMYKATAPHQRGPHKISVWTLADPDSEEWTLEHEASFAEIWADDSYKATGLPDKIPVLALIHPENPDVVYFFLEEHLFGVDVRARKVVGCEVYELVAPPSEVLATRFVRAWELPPALSSGLVW is encoded by the exons ATGTTCAAACTACaaaggctgctgctgctgcgcctctgcaccacctccacctccacgcctCCACACGGTATCACCActtccgccgccgttgccgccgccgcagccgccgcggcatACGCGTACGCGGAACCGCTAGGCCTCACCCGCgcgcccttctcctcctccgcctcgtcgccaGCCGAGACGATggcgtccgcgtcgccgccgccgtcgacgtggGTGATCCTGGGCAGCATCCCGCGCGTCTGCGGCGCCGACGAGAAGGGGGCCGGGGGCGGGATCCCTGCGGGCGCCGATCTCTCCCTCGCGCTCAAGGCGCCCCCGCGCGTCTCGCTGCTCACCATCCCTTCGCGGATCTTCCCGAACGCCACCACGTCCGACAACTTCCCCAGCGTCATGGCCGCCGACCcctccggcctcctcctcctccacgccgacCAGGGCCGCGCCAAGGGCCCCACCGTCATCGACCGCCCCGGCCGTCAGGAGTTCATGTGGCGCCAGTTCGTCCCGGGCTACTTCGTCCTcgacgccgccacggccaccgcgGTCGCTCTCCCCGACCCGGAGCTCGTCATGCACATGGGCCACATGGGACTCCTCGCCtcccccgacggcggcggccgctacGTGGTCGCCGAGCTCCAGCCCATCCTCCACGCCGACCACGCCACGCTCCTCTGCTTCTCCTCCGACGTCGGCGAGTGGGTCGAGAAGGAGGTCGCCTACCCGTTCCCTCCCCGGCAGTTGGCCCCCAACGGCGCCGTCTCGCACTCCGGGAGGCTCTGGTTCGTCGACCTCTCCTGGTGCCTCATCACCTGCGACCCCTTCGCCCCCGCGCCGGCGCTGCGCTTCGTTCCTCTCCCGCCGGGCAAGGAGCTGAGGTGCAGGGAAGCTTGGGGAGTGCTCGACAAGTACCGCTGCGTGAGGGTGAGCGCCGGCAAGCTGCGGTTCGTGGACATGTACAAGGCGACCGCTCCCCATCAGCGCGGTCCTCACAAGATCAGCGTGTGGACGCTGGCCGATCCGGACTCCGAGGAGTGGACACTGGAGCACGAGGCGAGCTTCGCCGAGATCTGGGCCGACGACAGCTACAAGGCGACCGGGCTGCCAGACAAGATCCCCGTGCTCGCGCTCATCCACCCCGAGAACCCGGACGTGGTCTACTTCTTCCTGGAGGAGCACCTCTTCGGCGTCGACGTGCGCGCGCGCAAGGTTGTGGGGTGTGAGGTCTACGAGCTGGTCGCGCCGCCGAGCGAGGTCCTCGCTACTCGCTTCGTCCGCGCTTGGGAGCTGCCACCGGCGCTCTCCTCAG GTCTGGTATGGTAA
- the LOC127760036 gene encoding uncharacterized protein LOC127760036 isoform X2: MFKLQRLLLLRLCTTSTSTPPHGITTSAAVAAAAAAAAYAYAEPLGLTRAPFSSSASSPAETMASASPPPSTWVILGSIPRVCGADEKGAGGGIPAGADLSLALKAPPRVSLLTIPSRIFPNATTSDNFPSVMAADPSGLLLLHADQGRAKGPTVIDRPGRQEFMWRQFVPGYFVLDAATATAVALPDPELVMHMGHMGLLASPDGGGRYVVAELQPILHADHATLLCFSSDVGEWVEKEVAYPFPPRQLAPNGAVSHSGRLWFVDLSWCLITCDPFAPAPALRFVPLPPGKELRCREAWGVLDKYRCVRVSAGKLRFVDMYKATAPHQRGPHKISVWTLADPDSEEWTLEHEASFAEIWADDSYKATGLPDKIPVLALIHPENPDVVYFFLEEHLFGVDVRARKVVGCEVYELVAPPSEVLATRFVRAWELPPALSSGSN; encoded by the exons ATGTTCAAACTACaaaggctgctgctgctgcgcctctgcaccacctccacctccacgcctCCACACGGTATCACCActtccgccgccgttgccgccgccgcagccgccgcggcatACGCGTACGCGGAACCGCTAGGCCTCACCCGCgcgcccttctcctcctccgcctcgtcgccaGCCGAGACGATggcgtccgcgtcgccgccgccgtcgacgtggGTGATCCTGGGCAGCATCCCGCGCGTCTGCGGCGCCGACGAGAAGGGGGCCGGGGGCGGGATCCCTGCGGGCGCCGATCTCTCCCTCGCGCTCAAGGCGCCCCCGCGCGTCTCGCTGCTCACCATCCCTTCGCGGATCTTCCCGAACGCCACCACGTCCGACAACTTCCCCAGCGTCATGGCCGCCGACCcctccggcctcctcctcctccacgccgacCAGGGCCGCGCCAAGGGCCCCACCGTCATCGACCGCCCCGGCCGTCAGGAGTTCATGTGGCGCCAGTTCGTCCCGGGCTACTTCGTCCTcgacgccgccacggccaccgcgGTCGCTCTCCCCGACCCGGAGCTCGTCATGCACATGGGCCACATGGGACTCCTCGCCtcccccgacggcggcggccgctacGTGGTCGCCGAGCTCCAGCCCATCCTCCACGCCGACCACGCCACGCTCCTCTGCTTCTCCTCCGACGTCGGCGAGTGGGTCGAGAAGGAGGTCGCCTACCCGTTCCCTCCCCGGCAGTTGGCCCCCAACGGCGCCGTCTCGCACTCCGGGAGGCTCTGGTTCGTCGACCTCTCCTGGTGCCTCATCACCTGCGACCCCTTCGCCCCCGCGCCGGCGCTGCGCTTCGTTCCTCTCCCGCCGGGCAAGGAGCTGAGGTGCAGGGAAGCTTGGGGAGTGCTCGACAAGTACCGCTGCGTGAGGGTGAGCGCCGGCAAGCTGCGGTTCGTGGACATGTACAAGGCGACCGCTCCCCATCAGCGCGGTCCTCACAAGATCAGCGTGTGGACGCTGGCCGATCCGGACTCCGAGGAGTGGACACTGGAGCACGAGGCGAGCTTCGCCGAGATCTGGGCCGACGACAGCTACAAGGCGACCGGGCTGCCAGACAAGATCCCCGTGCTCGCGCTCATCCACCCCGAGAACCCGGACGTGGTCTACTTCTTCCTGGAGGAGCACCTCTTCGGCGTCGACGTGCGCGCGCGCAAGGTTGTGGGGTGTGAGGTCTACGAGCTGGTCGCGCCGCCGAGCGAGGTCCTCGCTACTCGCTTCGTCCGCGCTTGGGAGCTGCCACCGGCGCTCTCCTCAG GTTCGAACTGA